From the Leptotrichia sp. oral taxon 221 genome, one window contains:
- a CDS encoding RNA-guided endonuclease TnpB family protein has translation MKYNLAFKYRIYPNKEQELLINKTFGCVRFVYNTILYIANKIYEETGKNKIITPASLKSENQFLKEVDSLALSNAQLNVRRSFTNFFQKRAKFPKFKSKKKSVKSYTTNCVNNSIRIEENKYLVLPKLKRIKLKYHREIPKDYKIKSATLTNSNGNYYVSILTEFEKEIQKMPSSNKIIGLDFSMSELFVSSENQRADYPRYFKMLEKKLKKLQKSLSRKVKFSKNWYNQKAKISKLHEYIKNCRRDFLHKLSKKLSEEYNAVVVEDLNMKGMSQALNFGKSVGDNGWGMFLRMLEYKLMFLGKQFLKIDKWFPSSKTCSRCGNVKDELKLSERSYKCECCGIEIDRDYNAALNIKNIGKAMLKY, from the coding sequence ATGAAATATAATTTAGCATTCAAATACAGAATTTATCCAAATAAGGAGCAGGAATTATTGATAAATAAGACTTTTGGATGTGTCCGTTTTGTTTACAATACGATTTTATATATTGCTAATAAAATTTATGAAGAAACTGGAAAAAATAAAATAATTACACCTGCCAGTTTGAAAAGTGAAAACCAATTTTTAAAAGAAGTGGACAGTTTGGCACTTTCAAATGCTCAATTGAATGTGAGACGATCGTTTACGAATTTTTTTCAAAAGAGAGCAAAGTTTCCAAAGTTCAAATCTAAAAAGAAAAGTGTTAAAAGTTACACGACAAATTGTGTGAATAATTCGATAAGAATTGAGGAAAACAAATATTTGGTTTTGCCAAAATTGAAAAGAATAAAATTAAAATATCATAGAGAAATACCGAAGGATTACAAGATAAAGTCGGCAACATTGACAAACAGCAATGGAAATTATTATGTTTCTATTTTGACGGAATTTGAAAAAGAAATTCAAAAAATGCCAAGTAGCAATAAAATAATTGGACTTGATTTTTCAATGTCTGAATTATTTGTCAGCTCTGAAAACCAAAGGGCTGATTATCCAAGATATTTTAAGATGTTGGAGAAAAAATTAAAAAAATTACAAAAATCCTTATCAAGGAAAGTAAAATTTTCTAAAAATTGGTATAATCAAAAAGCGAAAATATCAAAATTGCATGAGTATATCAAGAATTGTCGAAGAGATTTTCTACATAAATTGTCGAAAAAATTGTCTGAAGAATATAATGCTGTGGTTGTTGAGGATTTGAATATGAAAGGGATGAGCCAGGCATTAAATTTTGGGAAAAGTGTAGGAGATAATGGATGGGGAATGTTTTTGAGAATGCTTGAGTATAAACTGATGTTTTTAGGGAAACAATTTTTGAAGATAGATAAGTGGTTTCCGTCATCGAAAACTTGTAGTAGATGTGGAAATGTTAAAGATGAACTGAAATTATCAGAAAGAAGTTATAAATGTGAGTGCTGTGGAATTGAAATTGATAGGGATTATAATGCGGCATTGAATATAAAAAACATTGGAAAAGCAATGTTGAAATATTAA
- a CDS encoding glycoside hydrolase family 1 protein, which translates to MANKRFPEGFLWGGATAANQLEGAYNEDGKGLSVQDVTPKGGANVGGEVLITKEPTEDNLKLKGIDFYHRYKEDIALFAEMGFKVFRLSIAWSRIFPKGDESEPNEEGLKFYDDVFDEMAKYGIEPLVTLSHYETPLHLAREYNGWTNRKLIEFFERYARTVFERYKDKVKYWLTFNEINSVLHAPFMSGGIPTDGEVKPTKQELYQAVHNELVASALATKVGHEINPDFKIGCMILSMPAYPMTSHPLDTLAVRQFERENYLFADVHVKGKYPAYARRYFKENNINIEFAEGDEKLLAENPVDFVSFSYYVSVAAAHNPQDYQGGKGNLLGGLKNPYLESSEWGWQVDPVGLRIVLNDFYDRYQIPLFIVENGLGAKDVLVDGPNGPTVEDDYRIDYLRRHLEQVREAIEDGVEVLGYTSWGCIDLVSASTAQMSKRYGYIYVDRNDDGTGSLNRYKKKSFDWYKKVIASNGEDLD; encoded by the coding sequence AATAAAAGATTTCCAGAAGGATTTTTATGGGGAGGAGCTACTGCTGCAAATCAGCTTGAAGGAGCATATAACGAAGATGGAAAAGGGTTATCAGTACAAGATGTAACTCCAAAAGGTGGAGCAAATGTTGGTGGAGAAGTGTTGATTACGAAAGAGCCGACAGAAGATAATTTGAAATTAAAAGGAATTGATTTTTATCACAGATATAAAGAAGATATAGCTTTGTTTGCAGAAATGGGATTTAAAGTATTTAGACTTTCAATTGCTTGGAGTAGAATTTTTCCAAAAGGAGATGAATCGGAACCAAATGAAGAAGGACTAAAATTTTATGATGATGTATTTGATGAAATGGCAAAATATGGGATTGAACCACTTGTAACATTGTCACATTATGAAACACCACTTCATTTGGCAAGAGAATATAATGGATGGACAAATAGAAAATTAATTGAATTTTTTGAAAGATATGCTCGTACAGTGTTTGAAAGATATAAAGATAAGGTAAAATACTGGTTGACATTTAATGAGATAAATTCTGTTTTACACGCTCCATTTATGAGTGGAGGAATTCCAACTGATGGAGAAGTGAAACCTACTAAACAGGAATTGTATCAAGCAGTTCACAATGAATTAGTGGCTTCTGCACTAGCTACAAAAGTTGGACATGAAATTAATCCAGATTTCAAAATTGGATGTATGATTCTATCAATGCCAGCTTATCCAATGACATCGCATCCACTTGATACATTAGCAGTAAGACAATTTGAGAGAGAAAATTATTTATTTGCTGATGTGCATGTGAAAGGAAAATATCCAGCATATGCAAGAAGATATTTTAAAGAAAATAATATAAATATTGAATTTGCTGAAGGTGATGAAAAATTATTAGCTGAAAATCCAGTTGATTTTGTATCGTTCTCGTATTATGTGAGTGTTGCTGCAGCACATAATCCGCAAGATTATCAAGGTGGAAAAGGTAACTTGCTAGGTGGATTGAAAAATCCATATTTAGAATCAAGTGAATGGGGTTGGCAAGTTGATCCAGTTGGACTTAGAATTGTATTGAATGATTTTTATGACAGATACCAAATTCCATTATTTATCGTAGAAAACGGACTTGGAGCAAAAGATGTTTTAGTTGATGGACCTAATGGCCCAACAGTTGAAGATGATTATAGAATTGATTATTTGAGAAGACATTTGGAACAAGTGAGAGAAGCGATTGAAGACGGAGTAGAAGTGCTAGGATATACTTCTTGGGGTTGTATTGATTTAGTTTCTGCATCAACAGCTCAAATGAGTAAAAGATACGGATATATTTATGTAGACAGAAATGATGATGGAACTGGTTCATTAAATCGTTATAAAAAGAAATCATTTGACTGGTATAAAAAGGTAATTGCAAGTAATGGAGAAGATTTAGATTAA
- a CDS encoding cation:dicarboxylate symporter family transporter — MKKFKIGLVSRLLIAIVLGIGAGLVLPEPIIRIAVTFSGLFSKYLTFIIPLMIIGFVVIGIADLTQGAGKLLGITTLIAYTSTVVAGSLAYIMASTVFPHIIDGSVLIKIGNPEENMLKPFFEISLPPLLDVTSAVVFSFIMGLAISWLRTTGYQKGETIYQLFSDFSEIIVKVLSTSIIPILPLYIFGTFANMAHSGSVFTVMSIFIKVFICVLLLHIAYLIALFVGAGAIGKKNPIKLLKNQIPGYITALGTQSSAATIPVNVECARNNGVSEQIRDFVVPLCATIHMAGSIITITSCVTAVLTKR, encoded by the coding sequence ATGAAAAAATTTAAAATAGGATTGGTATCGAGGCTTTTGATTGCGATAGTTCTTGGTATTGGAGCAGGATTAGTTTTGCCAGAACCGATTATTAGGATAGCAGTAACTTTTTCAGGACTGTTTAGTAAATATTTAACATTCATTATACCGTTAATGATTATTGGATTTGTAGTAATTGGAATTGCAGATTTAACACAAGGTGCAGGGAAATTGTTAGGAATCACAACACTTATTGCATACACTTCAACAGTTGTCGCTGGATCACTTGCCTACATAATGGCATCGACAGTCTTTCCACACATCATTGACGGAAGTGTTTTAATAAAAATTGGAAATCCAGAAGAAAACATGCTAAAACCTTTTTTTGAAATAAGTTTGCCACCGTTATTAGATGTAACTTCAGCCGTTGTATTTTCGTTCATAATGGGACTAGCAATAAGCTGGTTACGAACAACAGGATATCAAAAAGGTGAAACAATTTATCAATTATTCTCTGATTTTTCAGAAATAATAGTAAAAGTTTTGTCAACATCAATTATTCCAATTTTGCCACTTTACATTTTTGGAACTTTTGCGAATATGGCTCATAGTGGAAGTGTTTTCACGGTAATGTCAATATTTATTAAAGTTTTTATTTGTGTATTATTGTTGCATATTGCATATTTAATAGCGCTTTTTGTAGGAGCAGGTGCGATTGGAAAGAAAAATCCAATAAAATTATTGAAAAATCAAATTCCTGGCTATATCACAGCTTTAGGAACACAATCATCAGCCGCAACAATTCCTGTAAATGTGGAATGTGCAAGAAATAATGGTGTTTCAGAGCAAATAAGAGATTTTGTCGTACCACTTTGTGCAACAATTCATATGGCAGGAAGTATTATCACAATAACAAGCTGTGTTACCGCCGTTTTAACAAAAAGATAG